One genomic region from Cetobacterium sp. 8H encodes:
- a CDS encoding ABC transporter permease: protein MVNIIISLILATIRQAAPILITAIGGMFSEVCGVVNIGLEGMMLIGAFSSAVISYYTGSWVLGILAGAISGGLIALIHAIISIKYKGNQTVSGVAINLFASGFTIFMLRVLFEQASNSPVATRIPLVFNFSLLIYIIYGIAIWSGYFLYKTVTGLRMRAVGEYPLAADTVGISVEKVRYFGVVMSGVFAGLGGTYLSIGSLSQFSKEMSAGRGFIALAALVFGKWNPKGVLFASLLFGFADAAQTVIQQYVTFIPPQFIQMIPYVLTLLALAGVVGKAVAPSASGKPYDKNTI from the coding sequence ATGGTAAATATTATTATAAGTTTAATTTTAGCTACAATCAGACAAGCTGCTCCAATTCTTATTACCGCAATCGGTGGTATGTTTTCTGAAGTTTGTGGAGTTGTTAATATCGGTCTTGAGGGTATGATGCTTATAGGTGCTTTTTCTTCAGCAGTTATCTCTTATTATACTGGAAGTTGGGTTCTTGGTATTCTTGCTGGAGCAATCTCTGGTGGATTAATTGCTCTGATTCATGCTATAATAAGTATAAAATATAAAGGAAATCAAACAGTTTCTGGAGTTGCAATCAATCTTTTTGCTTCTGGATTTACAATTTTTATGTTAAGAGTTTTATTTGAACAAGCTTCTAACAGTCCTGTAGCAACTAGAATTCCATTGGTTTTTAACTTCTCTTTACTAATATATATCATTTATGGTATTGCTATTTGGTCTGGATATTTTCTTTATAAAACTGTGACTGGACTTAGAATGAGAGCTGTTGGAGAATATCCTCTAGCTGCAGATACAGTTGGAATCAGTGTAGAAAAAGTTAGATACTTTGGTGTTGTTATGTCGGGTGTCTTTGCTGGTCTTGGTGGGACTTACCTATCTATAGGATCTCTTAGTCAATTCTCTAAAGAGATGTCAGCTGGTAGAGGTTTTATCGCACTTGCAGCCCTTGTTTTTGGTAAGTGGAATCCTAAGGGAGTTTTATTTGCGAGTTTGTTATTCGGTTTTGCTGATGCAGCTCAAACAGTAATTCAACAATACGTTACTTTTATTCCACCTCAATTTATACAAATGATTCCATATGTTCTTACTCTTCTAGCTCTTGCTGGAGTTGTTGGAAAGGC